A stretch of DNA from Lycium ferocissimum isolate CSIRO_LF1 chromosome 4, AGI_CSIRO_Lferr_CH_V1, whole genome shotgun sequence:
GTGTCGAACTGTTGTATAGGAGTACTTCTACCTTGTTTTATAGTAGTTATATAGCTTCAATTAACAATGaggaaaaataatgattatATAACATTTGCAAAAGATTTTTTACATGCGAGAAACATGCTCATGTGAGATtggtttggaaagaaagaagcTTAAATTATATGATATTCATTCTTGGTCTTGGCCCTAGTACATTGTTAACCTTTGAATCTCTGTCAGGCATGTTATTTCTCTCGCACATGGTAGAAGACAAGACTCAAAGTGGACTTTCATATGTCGAGTTTCTAGTACATATCCATCggcatattcaaaataaaatgGCTTGAGAAAATATCCAGTATCGTCCATGAATTTTGATTATAGAGAAGCGGTACAGACAGGGGCGGAGCTACCCTTGCCCGAGGGGTGTCAAGCGACACCCCTTAGCCTGAAACTTACACTGTATAGATAGGTCAAATTTTGgttttataagtatatataccaatGTTGACACCTCTTGACACAAGCTGAAGGTTCAGCGCAGCGGTTAAGGGGTTGCAAAAATTCTCTAAGGTCACGAGTTCGATCCTAGCTTGTGACACACTTATAATTTTTTGACACCCCTTAacgaaaatcctggctccgtcACCGGGTACAAATGGTTTCAGTATGAAGAGAAGCAGATCAGCTTTCCAGGTGTGGCCCCATCCATGGGTTCAGAGCTCTCTGAAAGCTTTTTAAGTATAGTACATACTCAACAGAACAAAAGGCttgatttttatgtattttcacaGTGATAGTGTTATTTATTCGTATTATTTTTCTCGACGTGAAATGTAGAATTAAAATTGAGTTAAGGTTTTGTAGACTATTTTGGGGATATTGATACTACTTTTTCCTCCGTCTCCTGAGTAGCGCTGTTCTCATGATCTCAGTGCATCATCAACTGAACTGAACACACTGCTTTAGCGTCGTTTTTATTCTCATAAATTGATTGAATGATCATCGTCTCTGCCCCACCTTTGAGGGGCCTTTTAACAAGAAAGAAGAGTACTACTACCGTACGATAGGAGGTGTTTCTCACTCTTAATACCTGTGCTCCACGGTTTTCATGACTAAACGAATTGGGACTTCAGTATTTTAATCGTATCAGTAATTAAGCTCTAGTCCTCACGTTAGCTAGAAAGTGTATTAGACCAACTGTTCGGACATAACTATTGCAACTTCTCGTCATAAAGACCTTAAAGATTAGTGTGGAATGTCCACTAGCATAGGGGTGAAAGTATCGCAAACATATAAATTTGTGAAATGAAGGATTGAGAAATGGAATACGCAAACAAAGAGACCCAGCAAATTGAATCTTCTTGATCCTGGCCGCAAGAGGATCCCATGATGAGAAAAGCAATGATGGCAAATAAAAAGGATTCTCATTGTAAATATCTTAATTGGTTACGTTAAGAGTATAAATGTTCTCAAAGTATTACAAGAGATATGATTAagatacttaatatatatatggtagAAAAGTAAATGTggattttccccccaaaaacaTAAGCATGACAGACGAAAAATGCAACCGGTGGAGCTTTACTGCTTAATGCTTATTTACGCAACATTACTTTGCATTTTTGTGAGAAGTTAATTTTGCTTCGTAACCTCTTGATTATACGACAACAACTTTTGCCGTTGCCCCTAAACTTGCTTTCAAAAACTGAAGGAGAACAAATACTTAGAAATACCAACCAAGGCTCTTctccaaaaaattaaatttggcTTGAGTTTTTTGTCTGTACGTAAGTGTAAGTTATTATCCTTTTCAGATCTCcttcctatttttattttttttgattgcTTAAACGGAaggttttatttatatttaaggTTCGTCCATAGATGTAAAAGAAGAAACTGAAGGTTCGTTCGTAGACGTACAATAAGTAACTGATCTATACGAAACAGTTCCACTAGCATCTCGCTATCAAGAGTAGCAGTAACAAAAGAAGGAGATGCTTCAAAAACATAAAGATTGTTTCTTTTCATATTAGGTGCTATAGACTTCCTTCCGTACTCCTCCAGCATATCTGCAACCATATTAGTTTCCCTCGGGATGTGGCGCAGTGACGGGTTTCCCAATAGTAGCAGTAGCGACCTACAATCAGTGAACATGTGTGATTGCACAATTTGTTTAGAAGATGTTGATAACGTTGGAAGGTCCATTGCAAAACTTCAGTGTGggcatctttttcttttcatactAGTATGTAACATATATTTGAAACATTTGCAGGTATCTAATAATAAAAAAGTTATTACTTAGTATTCATTCTTGGTAATTAGTTATTCTTCAATTGGGCGTCTCCCTAagtaattcaaaagaaagtgaaaggCCAAAGATACAACGCCAAAACCGTGTGGTCTGTTCCATGGCAATCGCAAGGCACAATGCATGCCAATCATTCAATTCCTCGTGTCATTTTGTTACTATTTACAAGGATTGATGATATGTGGGAGCTGCGTGGCGTTTACAGCCGTGAGAAACTATTGGTGCACCCAAATGGCAATTTCTGTTGTGGACGACTGTGTTTGGAAGCATCCCGGCAACTTCCTATTCTTGTCCCTGCCTGCACAAATCGAGCTACCAAATATAGCTATTGTTAACAATTAAGAGACGTACCCATCATTTCATCAACGTGTTTAATTTACATGCACTAATAGTAAAATAAGCTTATACTATCAGTGTTTTTAACATGTCGTAATAGATAACTAATTTTACCTTTTTAGACAGTTACATGTAGTTATCTCTTTGTTGACCTAACAGTGTATAAGTTAAATTCTTAATTGATAGGCGTAAGCAAAAGTATCACTACAGTCAACATGTGTTAATGTTTTGTGACATCTCTGAACTCAGTATTAACATGTCTTTTGTAGTTTTGTTAAaagtttacttatttatttatatgattcAATTGTTAAACTATATGATTCAAGTCGAAAACAGTGAGTGGGATCGTATCTTCTAATCGAATACATCTTTCCATTTGTATTATTGGCCCTGTAAAACTCACACATGAATTGCCTGTATTCGTCCACACACACGAGGATAAGTAATTACCAAATAGAGAGGTCCACTCGTACATGTATTGGTGATTATGTTAAATTGTAAATACGTCACAAATTATTTGAACTAAGAGTTGATATTCGGAATAAATTCTTATTTCTTTTCCTAAAGGTCGTGTAATTATATACCAAATTAATTGCAAATCATACAGTGCCGTACAATTATTATATTCATAACAACACGTGTTCTAGTACTGGAGAGAAGCTAGAGTTTTGTCCTTTGAAAgtattgaaaaagaaaagaatagatTCTTTTTGGCTGGAAAATAATGTACGTAACTTCTACAACTGGATGATCTTAACTGATGTTTAAGTCAACGTATAGATATCAGTGCTTAATCATAACAACAAGATTCGATGAggatttattttcttttttgttaataAATTGGATCAGATATTCAGAtctcatttattatatatatatatatatgttcactCCTATTAAATGCAACATCAAAATTTTACCATGAGTTTTTACCCTTTCCTCTTTTGCTCCTTGTCCTCTCATATATATCAGAAATCCTcttgtttgattttattttgaacaTAACACACTAATCTCATACggtcttctttaaattttattaacTTCCACCCTTTGTGTTCTTCGTCATATATAATTGAAGAAGACTCGTTATAACACGTATCTGATGAAAAAAGATAAAGAATAAAAAGATCAAAATCTTCAAAAGGACATTACCATATGTAAATGAATTGAATTCTTGATGTAATAGAAGTCTACTCCTATCCAAACACAATTAATCTGGACAAGTATACACTTTTAAGTCAATATCAATTATCATAGCATAAAAGTTGTTATACTTTCTTAATCGATTTCGTCTCCAATAAGAAAGATAAAGAAATATAGTTTAGTGTAAATATACATTCATTAAGGACCTCTAATACTATACATATAAAAGATTAgcttaggggtcatttggtttgAAGACAAGTTATGCTGAGATTAATTATGTTGAGATTACTTATCCTGCTATGATTTCTTATTAATTGTTTGGTTTGTTCTATTAAAAGTAATATGCATTGCATGATTTCTAAGAAAAAGTCGTGTGTTTACAAAAATATTCTCCATCCTATTTAGTAGAAAATGTTTGAGGGATCTCAGGgctatttttgtcatcttcATTGTTTTATCTTGGGATAACTAATTCTGTGATTGCTATTACACCCTCTATCAGGGATAACTTATCTCAGTACTATTTGTAATCCTGAGATAACTTATCCCAAGGTAAGACGGTATTAAAATTTTAGCGGAGGACCATTTTTccttatccatcataccaaacgacccAATAATATAAACAAGAACATCGCTTTCATCAACTATTATAATCTGTTGTATTAAACTGTTTCTCTCATTTCACTTATATGATTAGTTACATAAACAGTTATGTTTACAAAATGTGGTGATATTCTAAAATAATACATACTTATATAAATAAAAGCCAAGAGTTCCACTGTAGGTTACTCCTATAACTTTACACACAGACACCCACAATACAAGTATTTCATTTTCtctgccatttttttttttgtacccaATCCAATCTAATCTGCTCAGTTCTTGTGCTCCATATTTGTTGAAATTACTTCTTCTAATCAATCAAAATCATATCTTTGTTTGTTAAAGTCCAATTTCAAGCTTAAAAAAAACCATGAAGGTACATCCAGTCACACTACGAAACGACATCATATCATCTTTCTCTCCGGCTTGTCGGCAAAAGAAGCTTAAGCGACTCCCACATATCTTCGCGAAGGTTCTAGAACTTCCGTTCCATTCAGATGCTGACGTGTCAATCCAAGAAACCTCCGATTCATTGCGGTTCGTCATCCCAACTGATGATGACGTAGGCAATAACATAAGGGCCCACATAGTTGAGATCTATCCTGGTGTTACTAAGATTGTTATACGAGGTGATAATGTTTTTGATTCGTCTTTGTCTGGTTTGGAACTCGATTTGTGGCGGTTTAGGTTACCGGAGGTGACTGTACCGGAGTTGGCTAGTGCCGTGTTTAGTGGCGGTGAACTGGTGGTTACGGTGCCTAAAGGGGTGGATGACGGTGGCGATGGTGTCGGTGGTGATATTGGTGGAGCTGGTAGACTTGTTCTTGTACAATAATCCTTTGTCCTCCTTTCTCTATTGTCAACTATGTTgtgttttcaatttttattttttaggttTAGTTAATTCCAATTGTGGGTTGGCCGTTGGACTAAGTTCCAGTTATGTGCGGGGTTCAGAGAAGGATCGGATCACAAGGGTCTGGGTCTATTGTACTATTTAATGTTAAATTGAAATGTCTCCTGTTATTAGATGTATATTTGATCATTGAATTTATGGGGGTTTTCGTTTTATGGTCAAATATTAGTATAACCTTTGATTTTCAATACTTACTAATACTGAGCTGTAGTGATGGTGAGCTGGTGGTGACGGTGCCTAAAGGGGCAGGTGATGGCGGTGGTCGTCTTGTTCTTGCACAATACTAattctcttccttctttttcactCTCTCTATTTTCAGCTATGttgttttttcatttcttaATTTTTAGGTTTAGTTAATTTCAATTGTGGGATATAATTTGAACTACCTGATGATTAAATGAAATGGTTTCCTATCATTAGAGGTGTATAAGCTTCTCTTCCGCGGGTTCAGCTGTACTCAGTAGCTTTAGTTCAAATCatgtatttgtattaaaaaatttaaaaaataaatttaagttACTAGTGCATGATGTTGCTAACCTAGAAGTTAAAACCCATAAACTTCATTAGATATATGATCATTGAGTTTTTGGGGGGTTTTCGTTTAATGTTCAAATGTTAGTATAACCTTTGCTTTTCAATACGTATGCTCAACTACTACTGAGCTAACAATTAAGTGTCTGACTAATCCTATAACAATAAGCCAACCCAGAAAGGAAAAGAACAAGCTTTTTGTTAATTTAAGCGGCATTGCATAGTCAAAGTTGGCTTACAGGTTTGGTATTTGAGTCTTAGGAATTTGTCATAATCACAAGATGGCATACCTTTTGTTACCTATTTGATTGTTCATAAGGCTTATGGATGGCAAAGACTGAGCTTTactctttttatatttacttTTCGGTGCTTGTCCGTTGCCACGGTCTCAAGGAAATCAAGATGTCTTTTTATCTGTATGTGTGGATGTCCTCTCTGCTTACTTCTTCCCTTTATCGTGGTTTAAGCTTAATTCTAGTTGTCCACACTCCACAATAATATTGTCTTTTTGCTTGCAGAAATGTCAGTTCATCTGATATTTTTTGTTAccatctttttaaaatttctttgtAGACTTTGTATGATCTCAATGTGGTGCCGCCTCTGTATAGAAGTTGATTTTTCCAGTTCCTCCACTTCCTCATGTTGATGCCTGTGAACTTCTGTTTAGACATGCACAGAAACCTCAATTTTTGGTACTCCATTTGATTTATACATTTTTACTCTGGTACTATACACAATTTCTCTTGCTTGAATTGCCAATGTGATGGCGTCCAAAGTGAGATCGCAAATCGCAATGGTTGAACTATGCTGAATTTGTTGGTTTGTTTTTATTTAGTAGCTGCTCACGTTAGTTGTGCTTTTCGTGTTGCTTTTCTGCAGCAATATTCCGCCCTGTGGCCCTTGGTTCCATCTTTTCCAAATATTGCGTTCTTTGAAGTGGATCTCCTCctttgttgtgttatggatccTCATTTGATATTATGACATGTGAGGATATAGCTGGACTCGTGTTTAGTCTCAATAGCATCCTTTGGGAAAGAACTGACGGAGTAACTTTTACATGATCACGATCCTTTGACGATGGGGCACCAGCAGCATATTTTACCAATTCACTCTCTTGCTTGCTGTCTTAAACACTTAGTAGGCTGCAGATATCAGCGTGTCACTTCAAAATACCTGGTTAATTTTTTGTCATAATAATATAGTCAAACCTCACTATAACAACATTGTTTGTGTGAATACTTTTTGGATGCTATagcgaaatgttgttatagggaACATGTAACATAACCGAACATGAGAATCGGTTCCAAAGAAGGTATGACTTATGAGTGGGAAAAGGAGTTTTAACTATGGAATTCAGTTCACCAATACTTCCCAATTAATTGCAAATAACTGCTGCTGAAAAGTcataaatcatttcatcataaaaaataacattagCCGTTCGCCAATGATGCTTCATATGCAGTAACCTATGGGAGCAATATCTCCTAACATGAGGAATTAAGAATAGTTTATCCtgtaacataaataaaagggataaaAATAGGAAGGCCCTATGTGCTTCCTAATGAAAACAAGCTTTTCCGGTAAATTCCAAAACCGAAAACAAAAATACTGGTGTCTTGGGGGATTCTGGATGATCTAACGCGTTGTCTTTTTAGGTCATAGAAGACCACCATACCCGAATACATAAACATTATTTCTTCATTCCATGTCCTGAAGATAGGCAAAATAAACTTTGGGCACATAATTGACCAAATTTATGCTATACTTCTTCACCCAGATGGAATTTATTTTATCCTTAAGTATCCACAGGTCTAGAATCGACCTCAAGTAAAGTGATCCAAGTTTGGCACGCAAACCATCCCTTTCAAATCCATCACACTCAGGTGGCCAAGAGTCCCTAAGGACGACGGGTACAATATAGTTAGACTTTTCATTTTCAAACTCGAATGACAAAATTCAATCAGGAAGGGCTGAAACTTTTGGTTTACCCAGCCAATACAAACATTCATTTACTAGCACCCCTAAACTGCTTGGGTGACAGGGAGATGTCTCAGTAATTTCTTTCCATCTATCAAAAACCGGCCCATTTATTAGGCTAGTAAACGTAAACACCTCGCATCTTAGCTTAAAAAGCTTAGAGTTTGTAAAATAAGGTTTATTCCCTGTAGGACAGGTATAAAAAAACTGCACCACTTTGTATTCCGTTGTTTAATGAAGATATCCAAACCCGAAGCTGCCAAATACAGGCAAATCAGTAGGTGAACATTTGGGCAATTTACCAATTGTTGCATGACAGGATTGCACAAATAAATGCGATCATGACCCGATAAAAGACAAACTAAACCCGAGGACACAATCATACCGGTACGGGGGATAATGAATTCAGGTACAGTGACTCTGTATAACTCATTGCTTTCTCCCTTTCCTTCCATGTCTACTGAAACAAATTGTAGCCTGTGCCTTCTTAACTGTGGCAATTTCGGAGAACTGGGTTTCTTGGGCGTTTTCCATTGAATGTTCCATGTGAGAATGAA
This window harbors:
- the LOC132054739 gene encoding uncharacterized protein LOC132054739 isoform X2, with product MKVHPVTLRNDIISSFSPACRQKKLKRLPHIFAKVLELPFHSDADVSIQETSDSLRFVIPTDDDVGNNIRAHIVEIYPGVTKIVIRGDNVFDSSLSGLELDLWRFRLPEVTVPELASAVFSGGELVVTVPKGVDDGGDGVGDGGGRLVLAQY
- the LOC132054739 gene encoding uncharacterized protein LOC132054739 isoform X1, producing MKVHPVTLRNDIISSFSPACRQKKLKRLPHIFAKVLELPFHSDADVSIQETSDSLRFVIPTDDDVGNNIRAHIVEIYPGVTKIVIRGDNVFDSSLSGLELDLWRFRLPEVTVPELASAVFSGGELVVTVPKGVDDGGDGVGGDIGGAGRLVLVQ